One genomic window of Vibrio mangrovi includes the following:
- a CDS encoding EAL domain-containing protein produces the protein MNTRHLLLLSLTLFFIQATIAQAAVPAEELPLQLTAAQQLWLNQHDRITIGAMDDWPPLDFINLEGKPDGFGVALVALLNQRLGGRLKLTSGKWPELYEQVIENKLDALLDITPKPSRKPYFNFTQPYLNIPHVIIGRNEAPYYVHESALVGKTIALEQGFGNVTYYRENYPSIHIREYANTSEALDAVARGEADAYIGNRAVANYIINREILNNLKVHGRAGTEGSILAIGSRKDQPILARILQLALSSISSQEYHAILTDIIQQQTALNTNEALKLTLREKQWLADHPIIRLASDPYWPPLEYFDKDGSYQGIAADFIRLIEKKIGISFVRSPEKQWSELVKDVRERRLDLFSLAMNTPERQNYSQFTQPYVSNTIVIITLSSVDFVPGMEGLAGKTVALEKGYATNELLNTNHPEIQLKTYPNTEAALLAVVRGDAFAYVGNIATSSYIIQDKALGNLKVSGETPYQNDLAFGVRSDWPELVHILNKALNSISAREKAEIFSRWVRVEVSSSIPWGWIITISLILVASIVMTLYWNYLLKQKVRERTFLLEYRSLHDSLTGLPNRTALMEQLSQRVMKADREGTSFAVLFIDVDDFKKVNDTLGHSIGDELLLAISKRLKAFLNPSMLISRFGGDEFIVLSDDYREKISIGMICQRLLQTMATSYQLDNICMSMTLSIGVACYPTDGESGEELLRNADTAMYVSKKQGGNYFHFFSSDLNAQMHRRIHLEEQFMTALKNQEFALVFQPIVNIRSGEIKKFEVLSRWHNPKLGHVAPSEFIPLAEHNGFILKLGEYVLSEALAACARLRRSLNQDYTVTVNVSPKQMNTANFVDLVSRLLQAHRLPPQALILEMTEGVLIQNHKKSEEVMNSLVRMGIHLAMDDFGTGYSSLSYVRNFPFHVLKIDREFVQDLSTDDKGGELVEAVLAMAGSLHIDVIAEGVETQSQEQRLLELGCIEAQGYYYSRPLPEKSLEQWLKTRSHLEKLNQPHE, from the coding sequence TTGAATACTCGCCATCTTCTCTTGCTGAGCCTGACGCTATTTTTCATTCAGGCCACGATTGCCCAGGCTGCTGTTCCGGCAGAGGAGCTGCCTCTTCAGTTGACAGCCGCACAGCAACTCTGGCTGAATCAGCATGACAGAATTACTATTGGCGCCATGGACGACTGGCCGCCGCTGGACTTTATTAATCTCGAAGGAAAACCGGATGGATTCGGGGTGGCACTGGTTGCATTGCTCAATCAACGTTTAGGCGGAAGGCTCAAACTAACCAGTGGAAAATGGCCGGAACTGTACGAACAGGTGATAGAGAACAAACTGGATGCACTGCTGGACATCACCCCAAAACCATCACGAAAACCTTATTTCAATTTTACTCAGCCCTATCTAAATATCCCGCATGTGATTATCGGACGCAATGAAGCGCCTTACTATGTGCATGAATCGGCTCTCGTCGGTAAAACTATTGCACTGGAGCAGGGCTTCGGTAATGTCACGTACTACAGGGAAAACTACCCTTCAATCCATATCCGTGAGTATGCGAATACATCTGAAGCGCTTGACGCAGTTGCCCGGGGTGAGGCCGATGCCTATATCGGTAACCGGGCCGTCGCCAATTACATCATCAACCGAGAAATTCTGAACAACCTGAAAGTTCACGGTCGCGCCGGTACCGAAGGTTCTATTCTTGCTATCGGTTCACGCAAAGATCAGCCGATTCTTGCCCGCATATTACAACTGGCACTCAGTAGTATTTCTTCTCAGGAATACCATGCGATTCTGACAGATATCATTCAGCAGCAGACGGCTCTCAATACCAATGAAGCACTCAAGCTGACGCTAAGGGAAAAACAATGGCTGGCCGATCATCCGATTATCCGACTGGCTTCCGATCCATACTGGCCGCCGCTGGAATATTTTGATAAGGATGGTTCCTATCAGGGCATCGCCGCTGATTTTATCCGGCTCATCGAGAAAAAAATCGGTATTTCTTTTGTCCGCTCTCCCGAGAAACAGTGGTCGGAATTAGTCAAAGATGTACGTGAACGCCGTCTCGATCTGTTCAGTCTGGCGATGAATACGCCCGAGCGCCAGAATTATTCCCAGTTTACCCAGCCTTATGTGTCCAATACCATCGTCATCATTACTCTCAGTTCGGTTGATTTTGTTCCGGGCATGGAAGGCCTGGCCGGAAAGACGGTTGCTCTGGAAAAAGGTTATGCCACCAATGAGCTGCTCAATACCAATCATCCTGAGATCCAACTGAAAACCTATCCGAATACGGAAGCTGCCCTGCTGGCGGTGGTCAGAGGCGACGCATTTGCTTATGTCGGCAATATAGCGACCAGTAGTTATATTATTCAGGACAAGGCATTGGGTAATCTCAAGGTTTCCGGCGAAACGCCTTATCAGAACGATTTAGCATTCGGAGTTCGCAGTGACTGGCCGGAGCTGGTTCATATTCTCAATAAAGCCCTGAATTCAATTTCGGCCCGGGAAAAAGCAGAAATATTTTCCCGCTGGGTTCGGGTCGAAGTCTCATCATCCATTCCATGGGGATGGATTATCACTATCTCTCTGATTCTGGTCGCATCGATTGTCATGACACTGTACTGGAATTACCTGCTTAAACAGAAAGTCCGTGAACGGACTTTTCTGCTCGAATACCGCTCTTTACATGACTCGCTCACCGGGTTGCCGAACCGGACGGCTCTCATGGAACAACTAAGCCAGAGGGTAATGAAGGCGGATCGTGAAGGTACTTCGTTTGCTGTCCTGTTTATTGATGTCGACGATTTTAAAAAGGTCAATGACACTTTGGGCCATTCTATCGGTGATGAGCTATTACTGGCGATCTCCAAACGGCTAAAAGCATTCCTGAATCCTTCAATGCTGATTAGCCGCTTTGGCGGTGATGAATTCATTGTTCTGAGCGATGACTACAGGGAAAAAATCTCAATCGGAATGATCTGCCAGAGATTATTGCAGACCATGGCAACCAGCTACCAGTTAGACAATATCTGTATGAGCATGACTCTCAGTATCGGGGTTGCCTGCTACCCGACAGACGGAGAATCCGGAGAAGAGCTGTTACGCAATGCCGATACCGCGATGTATGTTTCCAAAAAACAAGGCGGTAATTATTTCCACTTTTTCTCCAGTGATCTGAATGCCCAGATGCACCGCCGCATTCATCTGGAAGAACAGTTCATGACGGCCCTGAAAAATCAGGAATTCGCTCTGGTTTTTCAGCCTATCGTCAATATCCGCAGCGGAGAAATCAAGAAATTTGAAGTACTTTCCCGCTGGCATAATCCTAAACTCGGTCATGTTGCACCCAGTGAATTCATTCCGCTGGCAGAACATAACGGTTTTATCCTCAAACTTGGCGAATATGTGTTATCAGAAGCACTCGCGGCATGTGCAAGGCTGCGCCGCTCTCTGAATCAGGACTATACGGTGACGGTGAATGTCTCTCCGAAACAGATGAACACCGCCAACTTCGTCGATCTTGTGAGCCGGTTACTGCAAGCACACCGACTTCCGCCGCAGGCTCTGATTCTGGAAATGACCGAAGGAGTGCTGATACAAAATCATAAAAAATCGGAAGAGGTAATGAATTCTCTGGTCAGAATGGGAATTCATCTGGCGATGGACGATTTCGGTACCGGATACTCGTCATTGAGCTATGTCAGAAACTTTCCTTTCCATGTTCTGAAAATCGACCGGGAATTCGTTCAGGATCTCTCAACAGACGATAAAGGCGGTGAGCTGGTTGAAGCCGTTCTGGCAATGGCTGGCAGCTTACATATAGATGTCATTGCCGAAGGTGTGGAAACGCAGTCTCAGGAACAACGTCTGCTTGAGCTGGGCTGTATTGAGGCACAAGGTTATTATTATTCGAGACCTCTGCCGGAAAAATCACTGGAACAGTGGCTGAAAACACGCTCACATCTTGAAAAGCTGAATCAGCCACATGAATAA
- a CDS encoding NPP1 family protein, with product MYKYIRHSSLAISISLLSLSPVYAHDFSKLDQALPSSIDAYSIAPVFDFDTDGCLPSAGISRSGQQNGGLKPSGGLTSGCRNSGFLNLSNSYHRYACKTSGSNRYCSHFYALYFLKDQILNGVESGHRHDWENVVIWTTNGRVTHGSYSAHGDLTTRPVSELDTNGKHIKFVYHKDGPLTHAIRFSKMGEVAENPYGYFVTPDIVSWYTMYGDNVSNSTLRQRLNDYDYGSANVPIKDSNFLNSLNEGKPNGYPTFSNADVSNSR from the coding sequence ATGTATAAATATATACGTCATTCTAGTTTGGCTATCTCTATATCGCTGTTATCTCTCAGTCCGGTTTATGCTCACGACTTCTCTAAACTGGATCAGGCTTTACCTTCATCTATCGATGCCTATTCAATCGCTCCCGTGTTTGATTTTGATACCGACGGTTGTCTGCCCAGTGCCGGGATCAGCCGGAGCGGTCAGCAAAATGGCGGTCTGAAACCTTCAGGTGGCTTAACCTCCGGTTGCCGGAACTCCGGCTTTCTGAACCTGTCCAATTCTTATCACCGCTACGCCTGTAAAACCAGTGGCTCCAACCGGTATTGCAGCCACTTCTATGCCTTATATTTTCTCAAAGACCAGATTCTTAATGGTGTCGAAAGCGGCCACCGCCATGACTGGGAAAATGTTGTCATCTGGACAACCAACGGCAGAGTCACCCATGGAAGTTATAGTGCTCACGGCGATCTGACCACTCGTCCGGTCTCCGAACTGGATACCAATGGTAAGCACATCAAATTCGTCTACCACAAAGATGGTCCGCTGACACATGCAATTCGCTTCAGCAAGATGGGAGAAGTGGCCGAAAACCCATATGGCTATTTTGTCACACCGGATATCGTCAGCTGGTACACCATGTACGGAGACAATGTCAGTAACAGCACTCTGAGACAAAGACTTAACGATTATGACTACGGTTCAGCAAATGTTCCGATTAAAGACAGCAACTTCCTGAATAGTCTGAACGAGGGTAAACCAAACGGTTATCCGACTTTCTCTAATGCAGATGTGAGTAATTCCCGTTAA
- a CDS encoding HNH endonuclease, producing the protein MNYTVEKYLTKKDLKEANDAAVREKRNRALADEFVDNLDEDIKIPVWKIMYHAKNEIRLMLIINQEGDLGFLDVSILRYKTLPNLYKYDDGRIEFENRVKTDSKRPYPNGREWKESIEKKPVRKQSNFRDRVLKAYNSECCICDVKEKSLLRAAHIVAVVDGGPDTINNGLCLCVNHEIAFDRGLFRITETFNVEVISKFQLGIEVKKIKLPYDKNDYPISKYLKEKYARIV; encoded by the coding sequence ATGAACTATACCGTAGAAAAATATCTTACTAAAAAAGATTTAAAAGAAGCTAATGATGCAGCAGTAAGAGAAAAACGAAATAGAGCCTTGGCGGATGAATTTGTGGATAATCTCGATGAAGATATAAAGATTCCAGTCTGGAAAATAATGTATCATGCTAAAAACGAAATACGGTTGATGCTAATTATAAATCAAGAAGGGGATTTAGGCTTTCTCGATGTATCGATATTACGATATAAAACACTTCCAAATTTGTATAAATACGATGATGGAAGAATAGAGTTCGAAAATAGGGTTAAAACGGATAGTAAGCGTCCATACCCAAACGGTAGAGAATGGAAAGAATCGATTGAGAAAAAACCTGTTAGGAAGCAGTCAAATTTTAGAGATCGCGTTTTGAAAGCATACAATAGTGAATGCTGTATATGTGACGTGAAAGAGAAATCATTATTACGAGCTGCACACATAGTTGCTGTAGTTGATGGAGGTCCTGACACTATTAATAATGGTTTGTGTCTATGCGTTAATCATGAGATCGCCTTTGATCGCGGATTATTTCGAATCACAGAAACTTTTAATGTCGAAGTTATTAGTAAATTTCAGCTAGGTATAGAAGTAAAAAAAATAAAACTACCTTATGATAAAAATGATTACCCAATATCCAAATATCTAAAAGAAAAGTATGCACGAATTGTCTAA
- a CDS encoding IS3 family transposase (programmed frameshift) gives MSSKRYPEEFKIEAVKQVTEKGHSVADVANRLGTTTHSLYAWVKRYGPDSSQHQAQSDESAEIRRLRKELQRVTEERDIPKKSRGVLRKPVRLRYAFIKANQSIWPVRRMCKILGVHPSGYYAWLKHPDSKQEKRRKYLLGLIKQFWLESGGVYGYRKIYSDLRDEGESCGINQVYRLMKREGLQSQRGYRKPRAKAGTEHVISANKLAREFNPTAPNQSWVTDITYIKTHEGWLYLAVVVDLFSRRVIGWSMKSRITKELVLDALLMAIWRRSPIQKVLVHSDQGSQYTSHDWNKFLKQHGLEASMSRRGNCHDNAVAESFFQLLKRERIKRKIYSTRGDARMDIFEYIEMFYNVKRRHGSNNQLSPVEYEKQYERRLTSVY, from the exons ATGAGCAGCAAAAGATATCCAGAAGAATTTAAAATTGAAGCGGTAAAACAGGTCACGGAAAAAGGTCATAGTGTGGCTGATGTTGCCAACCGCTTAGGGACGACTACCCACAGCCTTTATGCTTGGGTGAAGCGCTACGGTCCCGACTCCTCCCAACACCAAGCTCAATCTGATGAAAGTGCCGAAATTCGCAGGCTTCGAAAAGAACTGCAAAGAGTCACCGAAGAGCGGGATATAC CTAAAAAAAGCCGCGGTGTACTTCGCAAGCCAGTCCGACTGAGGTACGCCTTCATCAAAGCCAATCAGTCTATTTGGCCTGTTCGACGGATGTGTAAAATCCTTGGGGTTCATCCCAGTGGTTATTATGCCTGGTTAAAACACCCTGACAGCAAACAAGAGAAACGGCGTAAATATCTTCTCGGGCTTATCAAACAGTTTTGGTTGGAATCAGGCGGGGTTTATGGCTATCGAAAGATATACAGTGACCTACGAGATGAAGGTGAATCCTGTGGGATCAATCAAGTGTATCGCTTGATGAAGCGAGAAGGCTTACAGTCACAACGCGGATATCGTAAACCCAGAGCTAAAGCGGGTACTGAGCATGTCATTTCGGCAAACAAATTAGCCAGAGAGTTCAATCCAACGGCTCCAAATCAATCATGGGTAACCGATATTACCTATATAAAAACACATGAAGGTTGGTTGTATCTTGCCGTTGTTGTTGATCTTTTTTCTAGAAGAGTGATTGGCTGGTCGATGAAAAGTCGAATAACTAAAGAGTTGGTTTTGGATGCGCTTTTAATGGCTATATGGCGACGTTCTCCAATCCAAAAGGTACTTGTACATTCCGATCAAGGTAGCCAGTATACAAGTCACGACTGGAACAAGTTCTTAAAGCAACATGGACTAGAAGCCAGTATGAGCCGTCGAGGTAATTGTCACGATAATGCTGTGGCAGAAAGCTTTTTCCAGCTACTGAAAAGAGAAAGAATCAAACGCAAAATCTACTCCACACGGGGAGATGCTCGCATGGATATCTTTGAATACATAGAGATGTTCTACAACGTGAAGCGCAGGCATGGTTCCAATAATCAATTGTCACCTGTAGAGTATGAGAAGCAATATGAGAGAAGACTAACTAGTGTCTACTGA
- a CDS encoding LPO_1073/Vpar_1526 family protein yields MINDHIQKQQGGDHSTNVQAESVNINGISYSDARTIALDVYKANFLELSQSAAQLARARAEELTDSFLRKLKEEHESAITELQQPSMQAALYEAQKQYAKTGDADLEGMLVDILVQRASTPERNTKQIVLDEALEVVSKLTPDQLDMLSMNFALTRLSRGDVTSQNALVDFFTNELLKFGNGQNPHQSWVEHLAYSGCVTLLDASWYKEIPNIILGKYPAMFQKGFDEEQFVASIGDSSEKYKPLLKHSYHTVSLLEFNLLTEDALGEKAAELGFEEQDISKLKSLFTSNLMNKNEVKDWLVEKVPGLADLINNWGRKDSRLSKMQLTTVGIALAQANYTRKVNLKFDLGIWIK; encoded by the coding sequence ATGATTAACGATCATATCCAAAAACAACAAGGGGGAGATCACTCCACAAATGTACAAGCTGAGTCTGTGAACATCAATGGCATTTCTTATTCAGATGCAAGAACTATTGCATTAGATGTATATAAAGCTAACTTCCTAGAGTTATCTCAGAGTGCCGCACAATTGGCTCGTGCACGTGCAGAGGAGTTGACCGACAGCTTCTTACGTAAACTAAAAGAAGAGCATGAATCAGCTATCACTGAATTACAGCAACCTTCAATGCAGGCTGCTTTATATGAAGCCCAAAAACAGTACGCGAAAACCGGAGATGCGGATCTTGAAGGGATGCTAGTAGATATCTTGGTTCAACGAGCATCTACCCCAGAAAGAAATACTAAACAAATTGTTTTGGATGAAGCACTAGAAGTTGTCAGTAAATTAACACCTGACCAACTTGATATGTTGTCTATGAACTTTGCTTTGACTCGCCTATCCAGGGGAGACGTTACTTCTCAAAATGCATTAGTCGATTTTTTTACTAATGAATTGCTTAAATTCGGAAACGGGCAAAATCCGCATCAGTCTTGGGTTGAACATCTTGCATATAGTGGTTGTGTAACGTTGTTGGATGCGTCTTGGTACAAAGAAATACCCAATATCATTCTTGGGAAATACCCTGCTATGTTTCAAAAAGGTTTTGATGAGGAGCAATTTGTAGCATCAATAGGCGACAGCAGTGAAAAGTATAAGCCTCTTTTAAAGCATTCTTATCATACAGTTTCATTACTTGAGTTTAATCTCCTCACTGAAGATGCCTTGGGCGAAAAAGCGGCAGAACTTGGTTTTGAAGAACAAGATATTAGTAAGCTGAAATCTTTATTTACATCCAATCTGATGAATAAAAATGAAGTAAAAGATTGGTTAGTAGAGAAAGTGCCTGGTTTAGCCGACCTAATTAACAATTGGGGAAGAAAAGATAGCCGTCTATCTAAAATGCAACTTACAACAGTGGGCATTGCTCTAGCGCAAGCTAACTATACTCGGAAAGTAAATCTCAAGTTTGATCTGGGTATTTGGATTAAGTAA
- a CDS encoding DeoR/GlpR family transcriptional regulator, translated as MKQIPRHQKIIELVKKHGYVSTDELVERFNVSPQTIRRDLNELADENKIRRYHGGATVPISSENDSYTTRKSHNYSEKDHIAEALVKHIPNHATLFIDIGTTPEAVARALSRSHQQLRIVTNNLNVASILLSKPDFNVILAGGEVRNRDGGIIGEATLDFIQQFRLDFGILGISGIDFDGSLLDFDYHEVRVKQAIIENSRSVFLAVDHSKFGRNAMVKLGNISQINTLFTDKQPPQEILSILEANQVSFEVAEDSEDMAAEFSPSA; from the coding sequence GTGAAGCAAATCCCGAGACATCAGAAAATTATTGAACTTGTTAAGAAGCATGGTTATGTCAGTACCGATGAGCTGGTCGAGCGGTTTAATGTCAGCCCGCAGACGATTCGCCGTGATTTGAATGAACTGGCCGACGAAAATAAGATTCGCCGTTACCATGGTGGTGCGACGGTGCCTATCAGTTCTGAGAACGATTCATATACCACCCGTAAGTCGCATAACTATTCTGAAAAAGACCACATTGCCGAGGCATTGGTGAAACATATTCCCAATCATGCCACGCTGTTTATTGATATCGGAACCACACCTGAAGCTGTTGCCCGGGCACTGAGCCGGAGTCATCAGCAGCTGCGCATTGTGACAAATAACCTCAATGTTGCCAGTATTCTGCTGTCCAAACCGGACTTTAATGTCATTCTGGCTGGTGGGGAAGTGCGTAACCGTGATGGCGGGATTATCGGTGAAGCAACGCTGGATTTCATTCAGCAGTTCCGGCTTGATTTCGGCATTCTGGGGATTAGTGGCATTGATTTCGATGGTTCACTGCTGGATTTCGATTACCACGAAGTCCGGGTGAAACAGGCGATTATTGAAAATAGCCGGAGTGTTTTTCTGGCGGTGGACCATTCCAAATTTGGCCGGAACGCCATGGTCAAATTAGGCAATATCTCTCAAATCAATACACTGTTTACCGACAAGCAGCCACCTCAGGAAATCCTGTCCATTCTGGAAGCAAATCAGGTTTCTTTTGAAGTGGCGGAAGACTCTGAGGACATGGCGGCGGAGTTTTCTCCGTCGGCCTGA
- the glpD gene encoding glycerol-3-phosphate dehydrogenase, which yields MDVMTPNQENRLLDLVIVGGGINGAGIAADAAGRGLSVGLYEAQDFASATSSASSKLIHGGLRYLEHYEFRLVGEALAEREVLLRKAPHVARPMRFRLPHRPYLRPAWMIRCGLFLYDHLGKRTTLPASHKVNLAESGLLKPEMKTGFEYSDCWVDDARLVILNILAARENGAEVCNYCRVEQAVRENGIWRVTVYDQQSDTRFVRYAKALVNAAGPWVKQFFDDGLQSESPRNIRLVKGSHIVVPRLHHEEQAYILQNQDGRIVFVIPYQGEFSIIGTTDVEYRGDPRQVKISDAETDYLIDIVNQHFVRQISRDDVIWSYSGVRPLCDDESNSPQAVTRDYTIELEQEMEQAPLLSVFGGKLTTYRKLAEAAMKKLEPYFAQMGKPWTANVPLPGGNFSCTREQLGESLRSRYPWLTQKQAFRYATQFGSYTRKMLAGVNHLEGMGRCFAEDVYQREIDYMIAYEFVRTGEDFLWRRTKLGLYLNEETQQEITEYISARCTEKSVVSLFKAG from the coding sequence ATGGATGTAATGACACCCAATCAAGAGAATCGTTTGCTGGATCTGGTTATTGTCGGCGGAGGCATCAATGGTGCCGGTATTGCTGCTGATGCTGCCGGACGCGGTCTGTCCGTCGGGCTCTATGAAGCTCAGGATTTTGCTTCTGCAACTTCTTCGGCCAGCTCTAAACTGATCCATGGTGGGTTGCGTTATCTGGAGCATTATGAGTTTCGTTTGGTCGGGGAAGCGCTTGCCGAACGGGAAGTTTTACTGAGAAAAGCGCCGCATGTGGCTCGTCCGATGCGTTTCCGGTTACCTCATCGTCCTTATCTGCGTCCGGCCTGGATGATTCGTTGCGGACTGTTTTTATATGACCATCTGGGAAAACGGACCACATTACCGGCCAGCCATAAGGTGAATCTGGCTGAGAGCGGATTACTGAAACCGGAAATGAAAACGGGTTTTGAGTATTCGGATTGCTGGGTCGATGATGCGCGTTTAGTGATTCTGAATATTCTGGCGGCCCGGGAAAATGGGGCAGAAGTCTGTAATTACTGCCGGGTTGAGCAGGCGGTGCGGGAAAATGGTATCTGGCGTGTGACGGTTTACGATCAGCAATCGGATACCCGTTTCGTACGCTATGCCAAAGCACTGGTTAATGCTGCCGGCCCGTGGGTGAAGCAGTTCTTTGATGACGGTTTGCAGAGTGAATCGCCCCGGAATATCCGGCTGGTCAAAGGTTCCCATATTGTGGTGCCGCGTCTGCATCATGAAGAACAGGCTTATATTTTACAGAATCAGGATGGCCGGATTGTTTTTGTGATTCCTTATCAGGGGGAATTCTCCATCATTGGAACCACCGATGTGGAATATCGCGGTGATCCGCGTCAGGTGAAGATTTCTGATGCGGAAACGGATTATTTAATTGATATCGTCAATCAGCATTTTGTCCGCCAGATCTCCCGTGACGATGTGATTTGGTCATATAGTGGTGTTCGTCCGTTGTGTGATGATGAATCAAACTCACCTCAGGCAGTGACCAGAGACTATACCATTGAGCTGGAACAGGAAATGGAGCAGGCACCGCTGCTGTCGGTTTTCGGCGGGAAACTGACCACCTATCGTAAGCTTGCTGAAGCAGCAATGAAAAAACTCGAACCTTACTTTGCACAGATGGGTAAACCGTGGACGGCGAATGTTCCTCTGCCGGGCGGTAATTTTAGTTGTACCCGGGAGCAACTGGGTGAGTCATTGCGTTCCCGTTATCCGTGGCTGACCCAGAAGCAGGCATTCCGCTATGCAACTCAGTTTGGTTCTTATACCCGTAAAATGCTGGCAGGCGTGAATCATCTCGAAGGCATGGGACGCTGTTTCGCCGAAGATGTCTATCAACGGGAAATCGACTACATGATTGCATATGAGTTTGTCAGAACCGGTGAGGATTTC